The following proteins are co-located in the Apium graveolens cultivar Ventura chromosome 5, ASM990537v1, whole genome shotgun sequence genome:
- the LOC141724888 gene encoding auxin efflux carrier component 3-like: protein MISWHDLYTVLTAVFPLYVAMILAYGSVRWWKIFSPDQCSGINRFVAIFAVPLLSFHFISTNNPYEMNFRFIAADTLQKIIMLVVLGLWAKFSKKGKLDWMITIFSLSTLPNTLVMGIPLLIAMYGDYSGSLMVQVVVLQCIIWYTLLLFLFEYRGAKMLIMEQFPETAASIVSFKVDSDVVSLDGHDFLETDAEIGNDGKLHVTVRKSNTSRRCLGLGSISGVTPRPSNLTGAEIYSLSSTPRGSNFNLNDFYSMMGFPGGRLSNFGPAEVYSVQSSRGPTPRPSNFEENCTLPITAPRLGFYPAQQAPTYPAPNPDIASTGNNKFAKPHVMPLPQEQKQILSQRSNDEKELHMFVWSSSASPVSEGGAIHVYGSDGTAQQSGRSDNGAKEMKLLAADHSQNWEFKEPEEFITDTTSFNGGSKGGSNMGVSRLGSSSSSALHSKVPTDHDTGTGKIMPPTSVMTRLILIMVWRKLIRNPNTYSSLIGLIWALVSYRWDVTMPKIVDKSISILSDAGLGMAMFSLGLFMALQPKIIACGKSVATIAMAVRFLVGPVVMTAASIAVGLRGTLLHVAIVQAALPQGIVPFVFAKEYNVYPAILSTAVIFGMLIALPITLVYYIILGL from the exons ATGATTTCTTGGCACGATCTTTACACTGTCTTGACCGCGGTTTTTCCTCTTTACGTGGCCATGATTTTGGCCTACGGTTCGGTCCGGTGGTGGAAAATTTTCTCACCGGACCAGTGTTCCGGCATAAACCGCTTCGTCGCGATTTTTGCAGTCCCTCTTTTGTCCTTCCACTTCATTTCCACCAACAATCCATATGAAATGAATTTTCGGTTCATTGCAGCTGACACGTTACAAAAAATTATTATGCTTGTTGTTTTAGGCCTCTGGGCCAAGTTCAGCAAGAAAGGAAAATTGGATTGGATGATTACGATTTTCTCTCTTTCGACACTTCCAAATACACTTGTCATGGGAATTCCTCTCTTGATTGCCATGTACGGTGACTACTCAGGTAGTTTAATGGTTCAAGTTGTAGTATTGCAATGCATAATTTGGTATACACTCCTACTCTTTTTGTTCGAATATCGAGGCGCTAAGATGCTGATAATGGAACAGTTTCCGGAAACTGCTGCTTCAATTGTCTCATTTAAGGTTGATTCAGATGTTGTTTCATTGGACGGTCATGATTTTCTGGAGACTGATGCAGAAATTGGAAATGATGGGAAGCTTCATGTAACGGTGAGAAAATCGAATACTTCTCGAAGATGTTTAGGTTTAGGTTCGATTTCTGGAGTGACACCAAGGCCTTCTAATCTTACTGGAGCTGAGATTTATAGCTTGAGCTCTACTCCTAGAGGTTCGAATTTTAACCTCAATGATTTTTATTCGATGATGGGATTTCCAGGCGGTAGGCTTTCGAATTTTGGCCCGGCTGAAGTGTACTCAGTCCAATCTTCTCGAGGTCCAACTCCGAGGCCATCGAATTTTGAAGAGAATTGTACTCTGCCAATAACTGCTCCCAGGTTAGGGTTTTACCCTGCACAGCAAGCGCCTACTTACCCTGCTCCAAATCCAGATATTGCCTCAACTGGTAACAACAAATTTGCGAAACCTCATGTGATGCCACTGCCACAAGAACAAAAACAGATATTGTCCCAGAGAAGCAATGATGAAAAGGAACTACACATGTTTGTGTGGAGCTCAAGTGCGTCGCCTGTTTCTGAAGGCGGCGCCATCCACGTATATGGCAGTGATGGGACTGCTCAACAATCTGGACGGTCAGATAACGGTGCCAAAGAAATGAAGTTGTTGGCTGCTGATCATTCACAAAATTGGGAATTCAAAG AACCTGAGGAGTTTATTACTGATACTACGAGCTTCAACGGTGGTAGTAAAGGTGGTAGTAACATGGGAGTATCAAGATTGGGGTCAAGCTCTAGTTCGGCCCTCCATTCTAAAGTCCCTACAGACCATGATACTGGCACCGGTAAAATTATGCCTCCGACAAGCGTTATGACCCGTTTAATATTGATTATGGTGTGGCGTAAGCTTATACGAAACCCGAATACTTACTCCAGCCTCATTGGTCTAATTTGGGCTCTGGTCTCCTACAG GTGGGATGTTACAATGCCAAAGATAGTAGACAAGTCCATCTCTATATTATCTGATGCCGGTCTTGGAATGGCTATGTTTAGCTTAG GTTTGTTCATGGCCCTTCAACCCAAGATAATTGCTTGCGGTAAATCAGTCGCCACCATTGCTATGGCAGTAAGGTTTCTTGTTGGCCCAGTGGTGATGACAGCAGCTTCTATCGCTGTTGGCCTTCGCGGTACTCTGCTTCATGTTGCAATTGTGCAG GCAGCACTTCCACAAGGGATTGTCCCGTTCGTGTTTGCGAAAGAATACAATGTTTATCCGGCCATACTTAGCACAGC GGTTATCTTCGGAATGTTAATAGCATTACCAATCACTCTTGTATACTACATTATCCTTGGTTTGTGA